One Elaeis guineensis isolate ETL-2024a chromosome 10, EG11, whole genome shotgun sequence genomic window carries:
- the LOC105053377 gene encoding LOW QUALITY PROTEIN: sulfate transporter 3.1 (The sequence of the model RefSeq protein was modified relative to this genomic sequence to represent the inferred CDS: inserted 2 bases in 2 codons), whose translation MVMTNNNLVFPGTMTGVECTRRVPVPPSRPFLETFHANLKETFFPDDPFRQFKHERGIRRLFLGLQYFIPVLXWVPSYSFNFFKSDLIAGITIASLAIPQGISYAKLANLPPVLGLYSSFVPPLIYAMLGSSRDLAVGTVAVPSLLIASMVGKEVSASQHPALYLHLAFTVTFFAGVFQATLGLLRLGFIVDFLSHATIVGFMGGAATVVCLQQLKGMLGLQHFTTATDLVSVMESIFTQTHQWRWESVVLGCSFLFFLLLTRFLSKRRPKFFWLSAATPLISVILGSLLVYLTQAENHGVQVIGYLKKGLNPPSVTTLIFSPPYMMLALKTGIITGIIVLAEGIAVGRSFAMFKSYHIDGNKEMIAFGMMNIVGSLTSCYLTTGPFSRSAVNYNAGCKTAMSNVVMAAAVMITLLFLTPLFHYTPLVVLSAIIIGAMLGLIDYEAAVHLWHVDKIDFFVCIGAYFGVVLGSVEIGLVIAVAISIFRVLLFVARPRTTVLGNIPNSMIYRRIDQYPVAQSXTGVIILHIDAPIYFANASYLRERISRWIDEEEDKLKSVGKTGLQYVILDLGAVSSIDTSGISMLDEVKKSVDRRGLQLVLANPGSEVMKKLDKSAVLEAIGQQWIFLTVGDAAAACNFMLHTCKPGTGTDDAVVGDNIA comes from the exons ATGGTAATGACGAACAACAACCTCGTGTTCCCCGGCACTATGACCGGGGTGGAGTGCACGCGCCGCGTCCCAGTCCCGCCGTCGCGGCCCTTCCTGGAAACCTTTCATGCCAACCTCAAAGAGACCTTCTTTCCTGACGACCCCTTCCGGCAATTCAAACATGAGAGGGGTATCCGTAGGCTTTTCCTCGGCCTGCAGTACTTCATTCCGGTCC GATGGGTTCCGAGCTACTCATTCAATTTCTTCAAGTCAGATCTTATCGCCGGGATCACCATTGCTAGCCTTGCAATACCTCAAGGGATTAGCTATGCCAAGCTCGCAAACCTGCCACCAGTTCTAGGCTTAT ATTCGAGCTTTGTGCCGCCACTGATATATGCGATGCTGGGGAGCTCACGCGATCTGGCCGTGGGGACGGTGGCCGTGCCATCGCTGCTGATAGCGTCGATGGTGGGAAAGGAGGTGTCGGCATCACAGCACCCGGCGTTGTATCTTCACTTGGCATTCACCGTCACATTCTTCGCCGGAGTCTTTCAGGCGACCTTGGGATTGTTGAG GCTTGGTTTCATAGTGGACTTCCTCTCACATGCAACCATAGTTGGCTTCATGGGAGGAGCAGCTACAGTGGTGTGCCTCCAGCAGCTAAAGGGGATGCTTGGCCTCCAACATTTCACCACAGCCACTGACCTTGTCTCTGTCATGGAATCTATCTTCACTCAAACGCACCAG TGGAGGTGGGAAAGCGTGGTTCTTGGATGtagcttcctcttcttccttctgcTCACCAGATTCTTG AGCAAGAGACGGCCCAAGTTCTTCTGGCTTTCTGCAGCGACCCCACTGATATCAGTGATACTGGGGAGCCTTCTGGTGTACCTTACTCAAGCTGAAAACCATGGAGTACAAGTG ATTGGTTACCTGAAGAAGGGCCTAAATCCACCCTCAGTTACCACTTTGATCTTTTCGCCGCCATACATGATGCTAGCACTGAAGACCGGCATAATCACTGGCATAATTGTCCTAGCT GAAGGAATCGCAGTTGGACGAAGTTTTGCCATGTTCAAGAGCTACCACATCGATGGTAACAAAGAGATGATTGCTTTTGGGATGATGAATATCGTTGGATCGCTAACATCATGCTACCTGACCACTG GACCATTTTCACGATCGGCTGTGAACTACAATGCTGGTTGCAAGACAGCGATGTCGAATGTAGTCATGGCAGCTGCTGTGATGATCACTCTATTGTTTCTAACACCGTTGTTCCACTACACCCCTCTGGTGGTCCTCTCTGCCATCATCATTGGAGCAATGCTTGGACTTATCGACTATGAGGCAGCAGTCCACCTCTGGCATGTCGACAAGATCGACTTCTTTGTGTGTATTGGTGCATACTTCGGGGTTGTGCTCGGTAGTGTTGAGATCGGATTGGTCATTGCA GTTGCAATCTCCATATTTAGGGTTTTATTGTTTGTGGCAAGGCCGAGAACAACCGTGCTTGGCAACATTCCAAATTCAATGATCTACCGACGAATAGACCAATATCCGGTAGCCCAAA GTACCGGAGTAATTATCCTCCATATTGATGCTCCGATCTACTTCGCTAATGCTAGCTACTTAAGAGAGAG AATCTCGCGATGGATTGATGAGGAGGAAGACAAGCTTAAATCGGTGGGGAAGACTGGCTTGCAGTATGTAATCTTGGACTTGGGTG CTGTGAGCAGTATTGACACCAGTGGAATTAGCATGCTAGATGAGGTCAAGAAAAGTGTGGATAGAAGGGGGCTTCAG CTTGTGTTAGCAAATCCTGGAAGTGAAGTAATGAAGAAGCTAGATAAATCGGCAGTCCTTGAAGCCATTGGCCAACAATGGATCTTCCTAACAGTAGGAGATGCGGCCGCCGCATGCAACTTCATGCTCCACACATGCAAGCCTGGGACTGGCACCGACGACGCCGTGGTTGGCGACAATATTGCCTAA